One segment of Alnus glutinosa chromosome 2, dhAlnGlut1.1, whole genome shotgun sequence DNA contains the following:
- the LOC133860735 gene encoding 21 kDa protein-like — translation MGRQIVWLLFFFLYVAGTAKSAATTSGGATNFIKVSCSTTSFPALCVQSLSAYATEIKQSPRQLAQAALSVSLARAQSTNTFVSKMNKLKGLKAREYAAIKDCLDEMADTVDRLSRSFQELKRMGQAKGQDFVWHMSNVQTWVSAALTDENTCVDGFAGRALEGKVKASIKARVVNVAQVTSNALALANHYASSSKQ, via the coding sequence atgggtaGGCAAATTGTTTGGCTTCTGTTCTTTTTCCTATACGTTGCCGGCACAGCCAAATCGGCAGCAACTACTAGCGGCGGTGCCACCAATTTCATCAAGGTTTCTTGCAGCACCACCAGCTTTCCTGCCCTTTGTGTCCAATCTCTCTCAGCCTACGCCACGGAGATCAAGCAAAGCCCACGCCAGTTGGCGCAGGCCGCCTTGTCCGTGAGCCTCGCCAGGGCTCAGTCCACCAACACATTTGTCTCGAAAATGAACAAGTTAAAGGGATTGAAGGCTAGGGAGTACGCGGCTATTAAAGATTGCTTGGATGAGATGGCTGACACTGTGGACCGCCTTAGCCGGTCCTTTCAGGAGCTCAAGCGCATGGGTCAAGCCAAGGGTCAGGACTTTGTGTGGCACATGAGCAACGTGCAGACTTGGGTCAGTGCCGCGCTGACCGATGAGAACACTTGCGTCGATGGGTTCGCCGGCCGGGCGTTAGAGGGCAAAGTCAAGGCTTCCATCAAGGCACGGGTTGTTAACGTTGCCCAGGTCACCAGTAATGCGCTAGCCCTAGCTAATCACTATGCCTCAAGCTCAAAGCAGTAA
- the LOC133860887 gene encoding UMP-CMP kinase isoform X5: protein MWRLVTSLTALVSTSKSSTLNQARHGISSHDCTPFITFVLGGPGSGKGTQCAKIVDTFGFKHLSAGDLLRREIASNSEYGSTILNTIKEGRIVPSAVTVKLIQREMESSDNHKFLIDGFPRSEENRIAFERIMGAEPNIVLFFDCPEEEMVKRVLSRNQGRVDDNLDTIKKRLKVFEALNLPVINYYAEKGKLYKISALGTEDEIFEQVRPAFAAFEQVIK, encoded by the exons GCAAGACATGGAATTTCCTCCCATGATTGCACCCCATTCATAACTTTTGTCTTAG GTGGCCCTGGTAGTGGGAAAGGTACACAATGTGCAAAGATTGTTGATACTTTTGGATTTAAACATCTTAGTGCAGGAGATCTGTTAAGGAGGGAAATAGCTTCTAATAGTGAATATGG CTCCACGATTCTTAATACAATTAAAGAAGGACGAATTGTTCCTTCTGCAGTGACAGTCAAACTGATACAAAGGGAGATGGAATCAAGTGACAATCACAAATTTCTTATTGACGGCTTCCCACGAAGCGAGGAAAACCGCATAGCATTTGAACGAATC ATGGGAGCAGAACCAAATATCGTTCTTTTCTTTGATTGCCCTGAAGAAGAGATGGTGAAGCGAGTGCTAAGCCGTAATCAG GGCCGAGTTGATGATAATCTAGACACAATCAAGAAACGTCTTAAAGTGTTTGAAGCACTGAATCTTCCTGTAATCAATTACTATGCGGAGAAAGGAAAACTTTATAAG ATCAGTGCATTAGGAACAGAAGATGAAATATTTGAACAAGTTCGCCCAGCTTTTGCTGCATTTGAG CAGGTGATTAAGTGA
- the LOC133860887 gene encoding UMP-CMP kinase isoform X4, producing the protein MWRLVTSLTALVSTSKSSTLNQPASTSKIWKSFTTEMARHGISSHDCTPFITFVLGGPGSGKGTQCAKIVDTFGFKHLSAGDLLRREIASNSEYGSTILNTIKEGRIVPSAVTVKLIQREMESSDNHKFLIDGFPRSEENRIAFERIMGAEPNIVLFFDCPEEEMVKRVLSRNQGRVDDNLDTIKKRLKVFEALNLPVINYYAEKGKLYKKPICADQCIRNRR; encoded by the exons CCAGCATCTACATCGAAGATTTGGAAATCATTTACCACAGAGATG GCAAGACATGGAATTTCCTCCCATGATTGCACCCCATTCATAACTTTTGTCTTAG GTGGCCCTGGTAGTGGGAAAGGTACACAATGTGCAAAGATTGTTGATACTTTTGGATTTAAACATCTTAGTGCAGGAGATCTGTTAAGGAGGGAAATAGCTTCTAATAGTGAATATGG CTCCACGATTCTTAATACAATTAAAGAAGGACGAATTGTTCCTTCTGCAGTGACAGTCAAACTGATACAAAGGGAGATGGAATCAAGTGACAATCACAAATTTCTTATTGACGGCTTCCCACGAAGCGAGGAAAACCGCATAGCATTTGAACGAATC ATGGGAGCAGAACCAAATATCGTTCTTTTCTTTGATTGCCCTGAAGAAGAGATGGTGAAGCGAGTGCTAAGCCGTAATCAG GGCCGAGTTGATGATAATCTAGACACAATCAAGAAACGTCTTAAAGTGTTTGAAGCACTGAATCTTCCTGTAATCAATTACTATGCGGAGAAAGGAAAACTTTATAAG AAGCCAATATGTGCAGATCAGTGCATTAGGAACAGAAGATGA
- the LOC133861437 gene encoding pectinesterase inhibitor 4-like: METYYLLTILLTFLFVSNLRTSLAATTTTGTSSTKKYTSYVKTACSSTTYPKVCYSSLLPHASKIKANPRNLCNTALSVAIKAARNASSTISELSKQKGLTKSEVGIIKDCMENIGDSIDELKQSLNEMGNLGESDVKVQIDDIKTWVSTAITDEDTCTDGFDGQKVSAKVENKIRKSILHVAMPTSNALSIINTLYSY; encoded by the coding sequence atggaaacCTATTATCTTCTCACAATTcttcttacttttctttttgtctcaaaCCTTCGTACAAGCTTAGcagccaccaccaccaccggtACTTCTTCCACCAAAAAATACACAAGTTACGTTAAAACGGCTTGTAGTTCAACCACATACCCGAAAGTGTGTTACAGTTCGCTCTTACCCCACGCTTCCAAAATCAAAGCGAATCCCCGGAATCTCTGCAACACTGCCCTCTCGGTGGCGATAAAAGCGGCGCGCAACGCGTCATCAACGATATCAGAGCTATCGAAACAGAAGGGATTGACGAAAAGCGAAGTGGGGATCATAAAGGATTGCATGGAGAACATCGGGGATAGCATTGACGAGCTCAAACAATCTCTGAACGAAATGGGAAATCTTGGAGAGTCTGATGTGAAAGTTCAGATAGATGATATAAAGACTTGGGTTAGCACAGCCATAACAGATGAAGATACATGCACCGATGGGTTCGATGGCCAGAAGGTAAGCGCGAAGGTGGAGAACAAGATCAGGAAGAGTATTCTCCATGTTGCTATGCCGACTAGCAATGCTTTGTCTATCATTAACACTCTTTACTCCTACTAA
- the LOC133860887 gene encoding UMP-CMP kinase isoform X1 has product MWRLVTSLTALVSTSKSSTLNQPASTSKIWKSFTTEMARHGISSHDCTPFITFVLGGPGSGKGTQCAKIVDTFGFKHLSAGDLLRREIASNSEYGSTILNTIKEGRIVPSAVTVKLIQREMESSDNHKFLIDGFPRSEENRIAFERIMGAEPNIVLFFDCPEEEMVKRVLSRNQGRVDDNLDTIKKRLKVFEALNLPVINYYAEKGKLYKISALGTEDEIFEQVRPAFAAFEQVIK; this is encoded by the exons CCAGCATCTACATCGAAGATTTGGAAATCATTTACCACAGAGATG GCAAGACATGGAATTTCCTCCCATGATTGCACCCCATTCATAACTTTTGTCTTAG GTGGCCCTGGTAGTGGGAAAGGTACACAATGTGCAAAGATTGTTGATACTTTTGGATTTAAACATCTTAGTGCAGGAGATCTGTTAAGGAGGGAAATAGCTTCTAATAGTGAATATGG CTCCACGATTCTTAATACAATTAAAGAAGGACGAATTGTTCCTTCTGCAGTGACAGTCAAACTGATACAAAGGGAGATGGAATCAAGTGACAATCACAAATTTCTTATTGACGGCTTCCCACGAAGCGAGGAAAACCGCATAGCATTTGAACGAATC ATGGGAGCAGAACCAAATATCGTTCTTTTCTTTGATTGCCCTGAAGAAGAGATGGTGAAGCGAGTGCTAAGCCGTAATCAG GGCCGAGTTGATGATAATCTAGACACAATCAAGAAACGTCTTAAAGTGTTTGAAGCACTGAATCTTCCTGTAATCAATTACTATGCGGAGAAAGGAAAACTTTATAAG ATCAGTGCATTAGGAACAGAAGATGAAATATTTGAACAAGTTCGCCCAGCTTTTGCTGCATTTGAG CAGGTGATTAAGTGA
- the LOC133860887 gene encoding UMP-CMP kinase isoform X2, whose protein sequence is MWRLVTSLTALVSTSKSSTLNQPASTSKIWKSFTTEMARHGISSHDCTPFITFVLGGPGSGKGTQCAKIVDTFGFKHLSAGDLLRREIASNSEYGSTILNTIKEGRIVPSAVTVKLIQREMESSDNHKFLIDGFPRSEENRIAFERIMGAEPNIVLFFDCPEEEMVKRVLSRNQGRVDDNLDTIKKRLKVFEALNLPVINYYAEKGKLYKISALGTEDEIFEQVRPAFAAFEVIK, encoded by the exons CCAGCATCTACATCGAAGATTTGGAAATCATTTACCACAGAGATG GCAAGACATGGAATTTCCTCCCATGATTGCACCCCATTCATAACTTTTGTCTTAG GTGGCCCTGGTAGTGGGAAAGGTACACAATGTGCAAAGATTGTTGATACTTTTGGATTTAAACATCTTAGTGCAGGAGATCTGTTAAGGAGGGAAATAGCTTCTAATAGTGAATATGG CTCCACGATTCTTAATACAATTAAAGAAGGACGAATTGTTCCTTCTGCAGTGACAGTCAAACTGATACAAAGGGAGATGGAATCAAGTGACAATCACAAATTTCTTATTGACGGCTTCCCACGAAGCGAGGAAAACCGCATAGCATTTGAACGAATC ATGGGAGCAGAACCAAATATCGTTCTTTTCTTTGATTGCCCTGAAGAAGAGATGGTGAAGCGAGTGCTAAGCCGTAATCAG GGCCGAGTTGATGATAATCTAGACACAATCAAGAAACGTCTTAAAGTGTTTGAAGCACTGAATCTTCCTGTAATCAATTACTATGCGGAGAAAGGAAAACTTTATAAG ATCAGTGCATTAGGAACAGAAGATGAAATATTTGAACAAGTTCGCCCAGCTTTTGCTGCATTTGAG GTGATTAAGTGA
- the LOC133860887 gene encoding UMP-CMP kinase isoform X3, with translation MWRLVTSLTALVSTSKSSTLNQPASTSKIWKSFTTEMARHGISSHDCTPFITFVLGGPGSGKGTQCAKIVDTFGFKHLSAGDLLRREIASNSEYGSTILNTIKEGRIVPSAVTVKLIQREMESSDNHKFLIDGFPRSEENRIAFERIMGAEPNIVLFFDCPEEEMVKRVLSRNQGRVDDNLDTIKKRLKVFEALNLPVINYYAEKGKLYKISALGTEDEIFEQVRPAFAAFEINS, from the exons CCAGCATCTACATCGAAGATTTGGAAATCATTTACCACAGAGATG GCAAGACATGGAATTTCCTCCCATGATTGCACCCCATTCATAACTTTTGTCTTAG GTGGCCCTGGTAGTGGGAAAGGTACACAATGTGCAAAGATTGTTGATACTTTTGGATTTAAACATCTTAGTGCAGGAGATCTGTTAAGGAGGGAAATAGCTTCTAATAGTGAATATGG CTCCACGATTCTTAATACAATTAAAGAAGGACGAATTGTTCCTTCTGCAGTGACAGTCAAACTGATACAAAGGGAGATGGAATCAAGTGACAATCACAAATTTCTTATTGACGGCTTCCCACGAAGCGAGGAAAACCGCATAGCATTTGAACGAATC ATGGGAGCAGAACCAAATATCGTTCTTTTCTTTGATTGCCCTGAAGAAGAGATGGTGAAGCGAGTGCTAAGCCGTAATCAG GGCCGAGTTGATGATAATCTAGACACAATCAAGAAACGTCTTAAAGTGTTTGAAGCACTGAATCTTCCTGTAATCAATTACTATGCGGAGAAAGGAAAACTTTATAAG ATCAGTGCATTAGGAACAGAAGATGAAATATTTGAACAAGTTCGCCCAGCTTTTGCTGCATTTGAG ATTAATTCATAG
- the LOC133861189 gene encoding pentatricopeptide repeat-containing protein At4g25270, chloroplastic, which yields MNTKQLPPICHSSSIPFPKMVTTLQPPAFHTTSLILYCSSKSKKIKKQKQIHQNKGNSLSFPKPTPTPLLINQKPYTQTKTQALDAVVDDLEASVEKGIKIDTEIFSSLLETCFHLQAIDHGIRIHCLIPANLLRRNVGLSSKLLRLYASCGHVDEAHQVFDQMANRDASAFPWNSLISGYAELGLYEDAMALYFQMEEDGVEPDSFTFPRVLKACGGIGSIRIGEEVHRHVVRSGFASDGFVLNALVDMYAKCGDIVKARKVFDKIAFRDLISWNAMLTGYIRHGLLVEALDIFGQMLQQDYEPDSVAISTILTSLSSLKLALHIHGWVLRRGFEWNLSIANSLIVVYSNHGKLDQARWLFSQMPERDVVSWNSIISAHSRDLQVLTYFEQMENAGTVPDSISFVSILSACAHLGMVKDGERMYSVMRGKYGISPIMEHYACMVNLYGRAGLIKEAYAIIVETMEFEAGPTVWGALLYACFLHGNVDIGEIAAEKLFELEPDNEHNYELLMNIYRNAGRLADVERVRVVMVERGLDF from the coding sequence ATGAATACAAAGCAACTCCCTCCAATTTGCCATTCTTCCTCAATCCCTTTTCCCAAAATGGTAACCACTCTACAACCACCAGCTTTCCACACAACTTCTTTGATCCTCTACTGCTCTTCCAAGAGCAAGAAAATCAAGAAGCAGAAACAAATCCACCAGAACAAAGGGAACAGCCTCTCCTTTCCAAAACCAACCCCAACCCCACTCTTAATCAACCAAAAACCCTACACCCAAACAAAAACCCAGGCCCTTGACGCTGTCGTTGATGACCTAGAAGCCTCTGTGGAGAAAGGTATAAAAATTGACACGGaaatattttcttctctcttagAGACATGCTTCCATTTGCAAGCCATTGACCATGGTATCCGAATTCACTGCCTTATTCCAGCAAACCTTTTACGTAGAAATGTTGGCCTATCGTCGAAGCTGCTTCGTCTTTATGCGTCATGTGGGCATGTTGACGAAGCTCACCAGGTGTTTGATCAAATGGCTAACCGAGATGCATCGGCTTTTCCCTGGAATTCTCTTATCTCGGGGTATGCTGAATTGGGTCTATATGAAGATGCCATGGCGCTTTACTTTCAAATGGAGGAGGATGGTGTTGAGCCGGACTCGTTCACGTTCCCTCGCGTGTTGAAAGCTTGTGGGGGAATTGGCTCGATTCGCATTGGGGAGGAGGTGCATCGGCATGTAGTTCGTTCGGGCTTTGCAAGTGATGGGTTTGTGCTCAATGCTCTTGTTGACATGTATGCTAAGTGTGGTGACATTGTAAAGGCTCGGAAGGTATTTGACAAGATTGCTTTCCGGGACTTGATCTCGTGGAATGCTATGCTCACAGGTTATATTCGTCACGGGCTTTTGGTGGAGGCATTGGACATCTTTGGCCAAATGCTTCAACAGGACTATGAGCCAGACTCGGTTGCTATATCCACGATTCTTACCAGTTTGTCATCATTAAAGCTTGCACTCCACATACATGGCTGGGTTCTTCGTCGAGGATTCGAGTGGAATTTGTCCATAGCTAATTCATTGATTGTTGTGTACTCCAATCACGGAAAGTTGGATCAAGCACGCTGGTTGTTTAGCCAAATGCCCGAGAGGGATGTTGTGTCATGGAACTCTATAATTTCTGCTCACTCTAGAGACCTGCAAGTTCTAACGTACTTTGAGCAGATGGAGAATGCTGGCACTGTGCCAGATAGTATATCATTTGTGTCCATCCTATCAGCTTGCGCCCATTTGGGCATGGTGAAGGATGGGGAGAGAATGTATTCTGTGATGAGGGGAAAATATGGAATAAGCCCAATCATGGAACACTATGCTTGTATGGTTAATCTTTATGGGAGGGCAGGACTGATCAAAGAGGCTTATGCCATCATAGTGGAGACAATGGAATTTGAGGCTGGTCCAACCGTGTGGGGGGCATTGCTGTATGCTTGCTTTCTTCATGGAAATGTAGATATTGGAGAAATTGCGGCTGAAAAACTTTTTGAGTTGGAGCCGGATAATGAACATAATTATGAGCTTTTGATGAACATTTATCGCAATGCGGGTAGATTGGCGGATGTGGAAAGAGTGAGAGTGGTGATGGTGGAAAGAGGATTGGATTTTTGA